The Planctellipticum variicoloris DNA window GAGCGCCAACGGCTCTGGCGGCAGATCGCCCGGCTTACCGGCGTCGCACCCGAAGAACTCGAACAGCAGCGGGCACAGGTCCAGGCTCGCATCGAATCGATCGCCGGACGAGTGCGCGATGGACTGGAGGCCCGCCAGGAACAGCGAGTCGCCGCCGCCGATCAGGCCGAAGGGGATCGGACCGCGTGGGAGCAGATCTGGCATCGACTGCACCTCGAGCTGACGGCGGCCCCCGATCGCGGGGAGGACGATCCGCTGGTCATCAAGGAAGAGCTGACCTATCACGTGATTCTGCCGTCGATCACGCCGGAGGCCGCGGCGGAGATCGAAGCGCATCCGGAGCGCTACCCCGGTTCGCGAATCCAGGTGCAGACGCGCCGGTTCTATCCGCGCGGGGACTTTGCGGCGCATCTGATCGGCAGCCGGACGGCGTTGCGGGACGACGAACTGCAGGAACGTCGCGCAAAACTGGGCGAGTCGGATCCGCTCGACTACCACGTCGGCGATCCGATCGGACGGAACGGGCTCGAACGGACCTACGACAGCCGGCTGCATGGCCTCCGCGGGCAGCGCCGGCTGGTCCTTAACCGGCAGGGGGAGATCATCCAGTCGGAAGTGGTCCGCGCGCCGCAGTCCGGCAAGGATCTGGTCCTGACGCTCGATCCGGAACTGCAGTCGACCGCGGAACGGCTGCTCGATGCCGCCCTGCAGCAGGAGACGCCGGCGGGAACCATCGACGACGAAACGACCGCCGGGGCCGCTCCGCAGTCGATTGTGCCGACGGGCGGAGCACTCGTTGCGATCGACGTGCAGACCGGAGCCATCCTCGCCGCCGCCGCCGCGCCGCGGTTCGACCTGAACCTGCTGATCCGGCCGGATGTCGAGCGCTGGCGCGAAGTCCGCGACGACCCCCGCAAGCCGATGTTCCCCCGGCTGACACGCATGGCCCTGCCGCCGGGCTCGGTCTACAAAGCGGTCTCCGCCGTCGCGCTGCTCGAATCGGGCAAGATCACGCCCGACACCGCCATCGACTGCCGGGGCTATCTCGACCATCCCGGTCAGCACCGCTGCCTGATCTTCCGCCACTACGGCGTCGGGCACGGCGAAACGCGGCTGACGGACGCACTCTGCCGGTCGTGCAACGTCTATTTTTTTGCCGGCGCGCGGAAGGCGGGGCCGCAGGCGCTGGTCGACTGGTCGCAGCAGTTCGGCATCGGTCAGCCGACGGGGATCGATCTGCCGTTCGAAGAGTCAGGCAACCTCCCCTCCCCTGCCATCAAACGCGAGCCGGGACAGAAGCCTTGGTATCCGGGCGATACGCTCGGCCTGTCGATCGGGCAGTCGTCGCTGATGGTGACTCCGTTGCAGATCGTCCGGATGATGGCGGCGATCGCCAACGACGGCTGGCTGGTGACGCCTCACCTGGGCTCGAACCAGGGACCGCAGCTCGTCGACGAAAGCGGCTCCTTCGCTCGATCCGTGGCCACATACCCCGAGCCGCGGAAGATTGCGGGGCTGCATCACGGGACGCTGGCGGCCGTGCGCGAGGGACTGACGCTGGTCGTCGAAGACCCGCGCGGGACGGCGTACAAGACCGCCCGGTTGCCGGGGATTACGCTCGCCGGGAAAACCGGGACGGCCGAGACGGGAGGCGGCAAGCCGGATCACGCGTGGTTTGCGGGCTTCGCCCCGGCCGAGCAGCCGCGGGTGGCGTTCTGCGTGGTGCTGGAGCACGGCGGTTCGGGGAGCAAAGCCGCAGCGCCGCTGGCGCGGGAACTGGTCGAGCGGATGCGCGAACTGGGTCTGATTCAGGGCGGGGCGCTGAGCGCGGGACGCGACTAGAAATCTCGGGGCTCTGTGCCCTATCGCCCTGCCTCCGAAAGAGCGGCGGCGTCCGACTCAAAACTGACCGTCTGGATCGTCGGTCGCTGGTCGGGCTCTTCGTACAGGGTGACCCAGTCTTGATCCGCGTCCGCGCCGCGTTCGCGCGGTTCCTGCATTCTGCCGGTGACGTGGCCGATCAATGCGCCGCCGATCTGCAGGACAGAACCGCCTCCGACGGCGGAATCCAGGGCGCCGCCGACGCGCACGCCGTAGTTGGGCTGCAGGATCCGGTTCCCTTCGCGTTGCGCGTCCGCGTCGGCGGTGGTTTCGAGATAGCTCAGCGCGTCTCTCGTCGCGATCGTTTCGTGCCAGATCGAGAGGAGCGGCAGCTCGTTGACCGCGGCGTAGGTGCCCGGCAGGTCCCGGCGATGGACGTCTTTGGCATACGCGGCGGCGTGCATGCCGAGCGACGGGACGTCCGAGTAGACGTAGATGCTGTTCGTGTAGGGATTATACCGGTCGCCGCCGAACACGCGGCCGGGGAGGATGGTGTAGCCGAGAACGCTGATCGCTCCGACAGTGTAGCGCCACCCGGCGCCGACTTCGCGATTGTCGCGCAGGCGACGCCATTCGTCGCCGGGGTCGTACTGGTTCACCCGGACGCAGACGTCCTGCAACTGATTGCGTTCCACGTACTCGGCGACGGCGACGGTGGTCGATTCCGTCACGTGGTGATTGTTGACGCGCCGGTCCCAGAGGAGGAGCTTGCCGGGGATGCCGACGACCCAGCCGAGTCCATCCACGAACTTGTTGGGCCGGCCTTCGACGATTTCGAGCGACGAGTTCTCGACGGGCGGGGCGCACATCGCCGACTGCGCATTGTGCCAGCCGCGACCGAACTGGTACGGCCCGGAGGCGCAGCCGGTCAGCAGAGCGGCACTGACGCCGCACAGGGCGAGGAGTCGGAAGCGACTGGTCGTCATCGGGATCCTTCCCAGACGTCCCGCACGACGCATCTTGCGTTAGCAGAAGAGCCGGCTTGTGCGGACTGCTGGAACTATCGATTGGAAGAGTCACGCGACTTGATGAATTGTGCGAACTCACAATCCCGCCAAACGCCCCAGTCCCCGCAGGTCGCGAAGTTGCACCGAGTGGCGTGAAACGCGTCCGGACCGCGGCGGGAACGTCGATTCTGAACCGCTGATGCCGACGTTTTCCCGACGCCCCCTTTACCTGCCTCATGGGAGTGCAGTAACGTGTCTTGAACACCCGTCCCCATTCATTGCGCGCATGATCGGGAGAGCTCCGTGAAATCGCTCCGCTACCTGCCGATTCTGACCGCGTGCCTGCTGCTGGCCGGCGTCGATGACAATCGATGTCCGGCCGACGACGCGTCGGAAGCCGCCCACCAGGAGGCGATCGCACGATTCGAAGAGAGCGACGCCGCCCTGGTTGAATCGATGCTGGAAGCACTGGCCAAGGCGGAGCAGATTGCGCGTCGATCCGGCAATGCTGCGCTGGTATCCCGGCTGAGTTCGGAGCGCGAGCAGTTCAAGCAGCAGCGGGTGGTTCCCGCGTCGGTCGACGCAGGATCGCGGTCGTCGTACCTCGCCCGACTGGACCGGCAATGCACTCAATTGCTGCTGCCCTGCCAGAAGCAGATCACCGTCCTCTCCAAGGGGGGAGATTTCGAACGGGCCGAGCAGGAGGAACTGAAGCTCGGCCAGCGGCTGATCGGGGTCCGTGGCTACGGGATCGCGATCCCGCCGCCGAACAAGCTCGGCAATCTCCAGTTTTTACTACGAAATCGACAAACGGGAGGGGTGCTGGATGTGACGGACGCCGGGGATGTTGTCGTGGCGCCCGAAGTCCGCGGCCGGCGACCGCAGTTGTGGCGTCTGCTGATCGTTGACGATCATGCGGCGATCGCCAACCTGGATCGCAAGAAGGTGTTGAACATCCCCACATCCTCATGGAACCCCGGCCTGCCGTTGATCGTGTACAGCGAAGATGGCAACGGGGCGAACGAGCGGTGGCTGATTTCCGAAGAAGGGAAGTCGGTTGTGATCACGTCCCGGCTGAACAAGCTGGTGCTGGACGTCGACACGGACAGCGGGCGGCTGATTCAGAACACCCCTGACGAACGCAAGTCGCAACGATGGATGATTGAGGCTCGTCGGTAAGGGGCGGTGTCGGAACACGATGCCGAGCGAGGCGGACCGTCGCAAAGCGCCTCGTGATTCGCGACCGGTCACTCGTGGCCGGCCAGCACCCATGTCAACGCATCGGGAAGTTCTGCGGCCCAGCAGGCGGGATCGTGTCCGCCGTCGTACTCGTGGCTGCGCACTTGAGAGAACGACGTCTCCAGTTGTCGAACCAGCCGGCGGACCGAGTCGAGTTGACTGGTCTGCTGGAACAGGCCTGTCGGAGGGTGGCTGACTCCCTGCTGCAGCTCCTGGTTTCCGACGCTGACCCACAGTCGTCCGGGTCTGGCAGGTTGCGACGCGATCGCCGCAGTCAGCCATTCGTCGTTCCACCAGGCGGACGGCGACTGGCACAATCCGCCTGAAAATACGCCGGGATGGCGGCAGAGCGCATACGCAGCCGCCAGGCCGCTCAGGCTGAGCCCTCCGAGATAGTATCTCTCAAATCGTCCCTGCGATTGTTCAATCCACGGAATGACTTCCCGGATCAGAAACGTCGCATAGTCGTCGCTGCACGTGTAGTCGCGATGCCGTGCGGCGGCGTCGAGAGATGAAATATACGCGAACGTGACCGGCGGCAGGCCACCGTCCTTCAGGAGTTGTTCGACAATCTGAACTGCGCCCACGCGATCGAGGTACAATTCTGCGTCCAGGAAGATCCAGCAGCATGCTGCGTCGGCGGACGGCTGCAGCCAGATCCGACGCGACCCGTTCAGCCGCTCCGTGGTGATTTCCTGGGGATTCATGGTGAGCCGATGGCCGAGGAGTATTGACCCGATCAGGATGACCAACCCGTCACCCGATGACTTCCTGCAGAATCGTCCAAGCTTGACTTTAGCACTCGTCCAGACAGCACGCCAATCGCGGCCGGGCCGAAATTGGCGCTGAAACGTCAGCCGGCGTTTCCTCCGCGGCATCCGGCAACCCGCACCCGCGGTCTGGCTCCGCCGAACTGGACCGCGCTGACCATCACCACCCTCCCCGCGATGCGGGACGGCCGGATCATGCGGAACGCCGGGGCGGACTCAGCACGTCGAATTGGCCGTCACCCCGGATTGCCTGCCGCTGGGGGTGGTGGGCACGCCGAGCCTGTGACCCTTTCCCGCCAACCGTCACGGAGCGGACCCTCCGGGCATAATCTCGGCGTCGGGACGCCCCTTGCGGAGAGGCGTGTCCCCTTTCATCGGGGCGAACGAGTCCTGCCCTTTCTTCCGCTGGGCCTCCTCGTCCCGCACCGGCGTTGAAACCGGGGGACGCCGTGAGCAGACTGAGGGCGGGGACGGGTTGATTCCTGCTGCCCGTTGTCGCGCCCTCCGAAGAATCGTGCAAAGCGAACGGCTGAAAAATCACAGGCTCGGAGCGCCCGCATTCTCCGACGAAACGCTTCTCGGATAAGTCGCACATCGGGTGGCCGGGGCCGGACCGAAGGGAAGCCTCGGTCTCAAATGTGTCCAGGTAGACCGGGGTATTTCGAAGACGCTCCTGCCCCGACCACCCGACAGACTCGTGAGCGAGCCATCCAAGGAATCTGACGGTGTCAGCCCCCTGCCCGCTGCTGCTCTTCTCCGGCCTGGCGGCTGATCAGTCCGTCTTTGCCCATCAGCTCACAGACATTCCGGGGTTGGTCGTACCGTCCTGGCAGAAACCGCATGCCGATGAAGATCTGGCCGCATACTGCTGCCGCTGGGCCGACGAACTGCGACCGCTGCAGCCTCGATTTCTGGGCGGAGCATCGTTCGGCGGGATCGTGGCGCTGGAAGTGGCGCAGCGTCTGCAACCCGACGCCGTCTTTCTGATCGGCAGCGTCCGCAGTCCGGCCGAAATTCCGCGCCGTATTCGTCACTTGAGAGTCTTCCGCTCGCTGCTGCCTGCGGTTCCGCTGCGAGCGCTCCAATGGTCCGCCCGAGCGACGGCCCGCCTGCCGCACCACCGGGCGCTCCGGCATCTGCTGGGCATCGCCCGCCTGTTTGGCGCTGCAGATCCGGACGTCGTGCGGTGGTCCGCCCGTCAGATTCTTGAGTGGCGGCAGACTCCGGTTCTCAAAGGTCCGGTCTACGCGATTCACGGCGACGCAGATCCCATTTTCCCGCTTCGCGGCTGCCATCCGGACGCGATCGTCCGCGGCGGAGGCCACGTGATCTCGCTGACGCATCCCGAGCAGGTAACGGCGTTTCTGCTCGCGGGAATGGCGGGGAAATTGCCGAAAGGTTAACTGCTGGGATCACTGCCGGTGCGGCGCAACGCCTCCTATGACGGCAGATCAATCGCGACGGATTCTTCGTCCCAGTAGTCCGACTCGTCGACCATGCCAAAGCAGGCGGCGATGTCCGGATCAGTTATCACCAGTCGCACCGCCGACCGCCCCGCAACTCGGCACTCCTCGCCAATGACGCCGGCCGCCAGCATCTCGGCGAGAAGTTCATCGCTGGCGCTCAACGCATCCGAGGTCGCATCCGCCAGCGTCAGATCGCTGCGGATGAGAACGAATCGTCGACCGGTCTCCTGCCAGAGCTCGCGGTACTTGTCGCGGACTTAGGGATCGAGCTGCTCTGCGAACTCCGCCGGCAACCGCAGCACTTTGATCAGCTCCAGCACGTCCGCCAGGTCCTTCACTCGCCCGAGGCTGGTCATGCCCGAGGCCAGTTTCAATTCGACCCGCTTCGGCAGCGTGATGTAGCGAATCTCTTCCGCCTCAAAACTCACTGCGGCAGGATCCGGGAGCGCAACGGGCTTGGGTTTGCCGTCTCCCGGAAAGTCTCCGGCTGTCAGGAACTCAATCCGCACGCCCAGCTCGGTATCGCGCAAGTTCTTGCTGTGCGAGAACGGCGGCAGGTAACCCCGCCCTTAAAGCCGTTCGTGAATCCGTTTCAGATCCGGTTGAGACACCAGCACGTCGACGCCTTCGGTAAACCGCCGGAAGCCGTGACGGAACAGCGCCATGCCTCCCAAGATCGCATTGGGAAACCCAAACACTTCAAGCTGCCCGGGATCTTATGCAGCGCCTGGAAGACGGCACTCCGTTCCTCGAAATGGCGGCTCCCCTCGCTCAACGCCCACCTCGGATCGCGATTGAGACGTTCTTTGTACGAGGGATCGCCGGAATCAGCCAGCATTCCGACGAACGGCGGTTGTAGCGCTCCATCAATTAACGGGATCTTGCTCATGTGCCGGAAACAGGAAATTGGCGTATTCGCTGTACGCCGGACGCTCGGATTTGAGACACGAGAATTGCAGCTCGTCCCCGGGGACGGAAGCGGAGTGGACGCTCCAAATTGACGACCGCATCGGCAGATGCCCAGCCATCGCGCCGAGCCCTACGGACTGCAGAGTTGGCTGGTCGGAACCGCCGAAATGATTCTCGAATCCGTCCTTGGACCTTTCGACTGCCGATACCTGGGTTCCGCCAGACGGCTTACGGAGTCAGGTCAATCGGGAACATGTTCATCCCTTCCTGGATCTCGAATTCCAGGCCGCTGGTAGTCGTGTCCCGGTACTTCTTAGGAAATTCGGCTTTCCCGGCCGGTTCGACGAGCTCAGGTTTCTCGAAACGGTCCTCGGCGGTCATCTGATTGGGATCGTGCGGACCGGGGGGGGGCGGTGCGATCATGACTTTGTACTTGCCGACCGGCATCGCTCCATTGTTCCAGGAATTCAGCATGAAATCCCCGTCCGCATCGGTGAGACCAAAGGCCAGGAATCCTTTCTCCATCTGCATAAAGGAAACGGCGTGGCCCGGTGCGAGCGGCTTTCCCGCCAGAGTGAGCCGCCCGCCCACTTTTCCGGTCGGGCCGTAGCTGTTGCCTCCACATCCCAGCGACAGGACGGCGAATCCGTAGCAGACCAGCAGGGCCATCGAGCACGACTGCGAGCCAGACTTCGTCACGATTGCGACTCCGCGAAGTAGATTGTTCGATGTGGAAATCTCGGCCGCGTGCATGCGACCGAGTACATAGCGTTTCATGCATCGCGGGTTCTGCGACGATCGGCCTGACGCGTTAGAAATCGCCTAACGTCTGGCCGTCGTCGCGCGTCGCCAGCTTCTTCAGCGATTCCAGATCCATGTTTTCGCTGAGAAACCGGACCGCGCCGTCTCCGAGCAGGGCATGGACGCCGCCCACGTGGGACGAGACCAGCGGGTTGTTGTCTCCCATGGAGCTCGACATTCCACCGTAGATCGTATCGGCGAAGGGTTCCTGACGGATGCGATAGCGAATCGTGGTGATATTGAAATAGCGGTGGTCGTTGTCGCACCCGCCGTTGTTGCCGCTCGTCCCGCAGGTCGGATCGGGAAAGGGAACCCGACCGGCTTCGCGAGTTCCAATGAGCCAGCCTGTGATATTCGTTGCCCCGGCGGTCGCCGCCCCCTGCGAGGGAATCATCCAGGAGTAGGTGCCATCAAGGCGGATCAGCTTGCCCCCCTGCTCGCCGATCATCATCGTATTGCTGAGGCCGTCGGTGACCTCGCTGAACCGGACGAACGAGTTGACGCCCAGCATCCCCCCCCCGCTCACTTTTCCGGTACCGCCCCCCTGAGTATGGGAATAGACGCGGCTCTCCACGAAGGTCACGGGGTCCGCGGCGCCGGCGATTCCGGCGTAGATGTTGTAATTCTCGCGATTCGGCTGACTGCCGGTGAATGAAAACGACGGGCAGATGGTTGGTGGATTCGCCTGCTTCGCCACCGGAAAGTTGAGAGCCCCGGCGCTGGTCGCAGGGGATTCACCCACATATCCTGGCGATTTGCCGTTCCAGGTGAGCTGATTGAACGCCGGCGCCTGATCCAGGTACGGCAGCAGCATGCCAAAAAAGCTGGGACCGAAACTGTGGGTTCCAGCTCCGCCTCGCGGAAACCCGCCGTGCGAGCAGCCTGCGGGCAACCGTCCCATGGACGACTCGTAGTTGTGCAGCGCGAGACCGATCTGCTTCAGGTTATTGCGACACTGCGTCCGCCGCGCGGCTTCGCGGGCCTGCTGAACCGCCGGCAGAAGCAGAGCGATCAGAATCGCAATAATCGCAATCACGACTAGCAATTCGATCAACGTGAAAGCGCGCCGCATGTTCGTGATCATGTGAGTCCTCGGTTGAAGTGAAAATCTGATCGCCGATAGATGCTGCCTCAGAACAAGGATTCGCAGATTTGTCAAGAACGGGGACTCGTAATTCTAGTCGCTCGATTTTCGGCGTGCATTGATTTTTTTAGCAAGACATTGGAGTTTTTTCACGCAAGACTCTCGAAGGTCATCGGTACTGTTAACAACAAAAAATCACGTGAACGCTATCTGTGCGCGTTTCGATGTTTTGCTCCTGTTCGCGACGCGCCGCCGCCTGCGTAGCGATCCAATTCGATCAGTCCCGTTCGGAGCGGCCGGGGTTGGCTGCTTTGTGCGGCCCTCGGCGCGGGCGAGAACCTGGGGGCGTCGAAGACGTGACCCCGTTCCCCGGCTCACCCGAAGATTTCTCACCGCTCCGTGACGTTGCGCTGCACCGCAGACTTCTCACGCCCCACCTCCGTAATCAGCCGCGCCGACCGGCTGAACGTGAAGTAGTTCCACGCCCACTGCCACAGGACCAGCACGCGGTTCTCGAAGCGGACAATCTGCATCAGATGCACGAACAGCCACAGCAGCCAGGCCACCAGCCCGCGAAACTTCCACCGCCCAAGCTGAGCCACCGCCGCCGAACGGCCGATCGTCGCCATGTTGCCGTAATCGAAATAGCGGAACGGCGGAGGCGACGGTCTTCCCTTGAGGCGTCCGACGATCAGCCGGGCGACATAAGTCCCCTGTTGAATCGCCACCGGCGCCACGCCGGGAAGCGGCTTGCCCTGCGTTGCGCCTTCGCGAGCATCCAGGCAGTGGGCCAGATCTCCAATCACAAACACGTCCGGATGCTGCGGCAACGTCAGGTCCGGCTGAACGATCACCCGCCCCGCGCGGTCCGGCTCGCAACCAGCCGCTCTGGCGAGCGTCGTACCCAGCGGCGATCCCTGAACGCCGGCCGCCCACAGCACCGTCTCGGCAGCAATCAGCTCGGTCGTCGCGCCGACCTGCAGCGTGATCCCGCCGTCGTCGACGCCTTGAACCTTCACCCCCAGCCGGACTTCAACCCCTTTCTCCCGCAATTTGCTTTCCGCCTCGTGCGACAAATCCTCAGGAAACGCCCCCAGGACGCGCAGGGCCAGGTCGACCAGCACGATCCGGGCGTCGCGCGGATGAATCCGGCGGAACTCGCGTCGCAACGTATGAGCCGCAATCTCCGCCAGCGTGCCGGCGAGCTCCACTCCCGTCGGCCCCCCTCCGACGATCACGAACGTCAGCAGCGCCCGCTGACGGGCAGCATCGGTTTCTCGCTCGGCCTGCTCGAAAGCGGTCAGCACCCGCCGGCGGATGTCGAGAGCGTCTTCGATCGACTTCAGCCCCGGCGCCCGCGACGCCCACTGGTCCTGCCCGAAATAACTGGTCCGGGCCCCCGCGGCGACGATCAGCGAGTCGTATCCCAGGTGGCCATCCGCCAGCATCACCTTGCGACCGGCAAGGTCGAAATCGACCACATCCCCCAGCAGCACCCGGCAATTGCGCTGCCGTTTCAGTATGGCCCGCAGCGGAGCGGCGATGTTCCCCGGCGACAGCCCCCCGGTCGCCACCTGGTACAGCAGCGGCTGGAACAGATGAAAGTTGCGACGGTCGACGAGCGTCACGTCGACGTCGGCCCCCCGCAGAGCCCGGGCGGCGTTCAAGCCGGCGAATCCCCCGCCGACAATAACGATGCGATGAAGCGACATAGTGACCTCATCGTAGCCGACAATCGGCAAAACAAAAGGTTCGAAGCGCAGCCGCGCAGGCCGCCTGCGGCATGATCACCGCGGGCGCCCCGGCAGACTTAACCGGCAAAACCACCCGTCTGTGGGCTTCCCGTCCGAGATGCCCCGGACGTCAACCGCGACCACCCGGCGTCCCCGCCTCAGCACGAACCGCCGATCCACCCTCAATACAGCCCCCTCTTGAACCGACTCCAGTCCTTCGGCGTAATCGGCGCCGGCTTCGGCTTCGGAGGCGCCGGCGAAGCAGCAGCCGGCACCGAATCGTCTGTGGCCACCGAAGCCCCGGACGCCGACTCCGCGCCGGATTCGGCCCGGGGATCGCCTTCACCGGCGACAGCGGACGCAGGCTCCGCAGCCGGCGCGCCCGGCGTCGGCGAGGGACGCGAAGACAAGCCGCTCCCCCCCAGCTCCCGCAACCGCCGACCCGTCTCCTCCCAGTCCGCCAGCACCTCCGCCGGATCCTCGTCGCCAAACCGAAACCCCGCCTCCTCGAACTCCGCATACGGCCCCCGTCGACCGGCCCCATCCGCCCCCGACCCCCGGCCCTCCCGTTCGCGCCCCGTCCTCCCCGGCTCCAGAATCCCCGCCCAGAACTCCGACTCGAAATCCACCATCCCCTCCCGTCCGCTCCCCGCTCGCAACAACCCCGGCACGTCCGCCGGTTTCACCTCCGCAGGCAGACCCCGCAGATACCCCGGCCGCGCCTCCACCGGCCGCCCCTGCAACCACCCCCAGTACGCCTGCCAGACCTCCACCCGCGTCCCGAACCGGCTCTCCAGCGTCGGCCACGACCGCGCCGAATGACGGTTGAACGCCATACACGTCGGAAACCGACCGCACACCTCCCCCACCCGGCTCAACTCCTCAAACAGCTCCTCGTCCGAGTAAATCGCCTTCGCCTTCCCCCGCGCCGACAGCCCCGCCGCCAGCCGCAGCTTCGTCCAGCTCCCCCACAACCGATCGATCTTCGACGGAGAAATCCCCGTCGCCTCCTGAAAGTCCCGCACGGTCAGATCCCCCCCGACCTTCCCCGCCACAACCTGCACCGCCCGCAGCAAATCGTCTCGCGTCAACATGTTACGTCTCCCGGAAAACGTCCACGGAGAAGCCCGCCATATCGGACGCCTCCATAAAGAGCCGTTTTGTTGCGCGGAATTCACAATTGGGCCAGTCGTCCGTGGCCAGTCGTCAGTCGTCAGTGGAGGCCCGTAAGGCACGCTCCCGCCCCCCCTCTTAGCCCCCCTCCAATGGAGGGGGGCCGCGCGCCGGAAGAGGCCGCGCGCCGGAAGAGGCCGCGCGCCGGAAGAGGCCGCGCGCCGGAAGAGGCCGCGCGCCGGAAGAGGCCGCGCGCCGGAAGAAGCCAGGCGCCGCCCGTCAACGCATCACGGCAACTCGATGAAGTCCCAAGGTTTCGCCGCCCACCCCCGTTCCGTGTTATGCCGCTCGACATACGCAATCCGCGTCATCAGCGACGCCGTCGAGAAGCAGAACCGCTTGTCGTACTTGACTGTCCAGATCGGACGTCCCGGACGGAGTCCGTACCGGACGGCTTCCTTCGCGCACTTCACGACCCACGGCACCTCCCACCGCGACGGCCCGACGACGAAGTGGACGTGCCACGTCTGCACGGTCAGCGCCAGCACGCGCTGCTGCAACCGGTCGATGAGCGACCGCCCGAGCATCCCTCCGATCTCGTGCCACCGGCTCGGATCGAAGCGATAGACGGGATACTTCAACCGCTCCCGGTCCGCGTTCTCCAGCTCCGGATCGGCTGGGTAGGTGATCCCGTCATCGACCCACCCGCGCGGATCCCCCCGCAGCCAGGTCCCATAC harbors:
- a CDS encoding penicillin-binding transpeptidase domain-containing protein; its protein translation is MLNGLPQFEAEGASSRGEWSADGQPHLRLALLYLLGLVPLVAISARLVWLQVVIPDQFTAVFQQLREEYEEIPSRDGRILAADGSILADDEVRQELHIHYRWLQEPPDERWLRQQALARLSRMERRESERVAAEEAWILSERQRLWRQIARLTGVAPEELEQQRAQVQARIESIAGRVRDGLEARQEQRVAAADQAEGDRTAWEQIWHRLHLELTAAPDRGEDDPLVIKEELTYHVILPSITPEAAAEIEAHPERYPGSRIQVQTRRFYPRGDFAAHLIGSRTALRDDELQERRAKLGESDPLDYHVGDPIGRNGLERTYDSRLHGLRGQRRLVLNRQGEIIQSEVVRAPQSGKDLVLTLDPELQSTAERLLDAALQQETPAGTIDDETTAGAAPQSIVPTGGALVAIDVQTGAILAAAAAPRFDLNLLIRPDVERWREVRDDPRKPMFPRLTRMALPPGSVYKAVSAVALLESGKITPDTAIDCRGYLDHPGQHRCLIFRHYGVGHGETRLTDALCRSCNVYFFAGARKAGPQALVDWSQQFGIGQPTGIDLPFEESGNLPSPAIKREPGQKPWYPGDTLGLSIGQSSLMVTPLQIVRMMAAIANDGWLVTPHLGSNQGPQLVDESGSFARSVATYPEPRKIAGLHHGTLAAVREGLTLVVEDPRGTAYKTARLPGITLAGKTGTAETGGGKPDHAWFAGFAPAEQPRVAFCVVLEHGGSGSKAAAPLARELVERMRELGLIQGGALSAGRD
- a CDS encoding RICIN domain-containing protein, with protein sequence MKSLRYLPILTACLLLAGVDDNRCPADDASEAAHQEAIARFEESDAALVESMLEALAKAEQIARRSGNAALVSRLSSEREQFKQQRVVPASVDAGSRSSYLARLDRQCTQLLLPCQKQITVLSKGGDFERAEQEELKLGQRLIGVRGYGIAIPPPNKLGNLQFLLRNRQTGGVLDVTDAGDVVVAPEVRGRRPQLWRLLIVDDHAAIANLDRKKVLNIPTSSWNPGLPLIVYSEDGNGANERWLISEEGKSVVITSRLNKLVLDVDTDSGRLIQNTPDERKSQRWMIEARR
- a CDS encoding alpha/beta hydrolase, producing the protein MNPQEITTERLNGSRRIWLQPSADAACCWIFLDAELYLDRVGAVQIVEQLLKDGGLPPVTFAYISSLDAAARHRDYTCSDDYATFLIREVIPWIEQSQGRFERYYLGGLSLSGLAAAYALCRHPGVFSGGLCQSPSAWWNDEWLTAAIASQPARPGRLWVSVGNQELQQGVSHPPTGLFQQTSQLDSVRRLVRQLETSFSQVRSHEYDGGHDPACWAAELPDALTWVLAGHE
- a CDS encoding alpha/beta fold hydrolase, with the translated sequence MSAPCPLLLFSGLAADQSVFAHQLTDIPGLVVPSWQKPHADEDLAAYCCRWADELRPLQPRFLGGASFGGIVALEVAQRLQPDAVFLIGSVRSPAEIPRRIRHLRVFRSLLPAVPLRALQWSARATARLPHHRALRHLLGIARLFGAADPDVVRWSARQILEWRQTPVLKGPVYAIHGDADPIFPLRGCHPDAIVRGGGHVISLTHPEQVTAFLLAGMAGKLPKG
- a CDS encoding DUF1559 domain-containing protein, with protein sequence MITNMRRAFTLIELLVVIAIIAILIALLLPAVQQAREAARRTQCRNNLKQIGLALHNYESSMGRLPAGCSHGGFPRGGAGTHSFGPSFFGMLLPYLDQAPAFNQLTWNGKSPGYVGESPATSAGALNFPVAKQANPPTICPSFSFTGSQPNRENYNIYAGIAGAADPVTFVESRVYSHTQGGGTGKVSGGGMLGVNSFVRFSEVTDGLSNTMMIGEQGGKLIRLDGTYSWMIPSQGAATAGATNITGWLIGTREAGRVPFPDPTCGTSGNNGGCDNDHRYFNITTIRYRIRQEPFADTIYGGMSSSMGDNNPLVSSHVGGVHALLGDGAVRFLSENMDLESLKKLATRDDGQTLGDF
- a CDS encoding NAD(P)/FAD-dependent oxidoreductase, which codes for MSLHRIVIVGGGFAGLNAARALRGADVDVTLVDRRNFHLFQPLLYQVATGGLSPGNIAAPLRAILKRQRNCRVLLGDVVDFDLAGRKVMLADGHLGYDSLIVAAGARTSYFGQDQWASRAPGLKSIEDALDIRRRVLTAFEQAERETDAARQRALLTFVIVGGGPTGVELAGTLAEIAAHTLRREFRRIHPRDARIVLVDLALRVLGAFPEDLSHEAESKLREKGVEVRLGVKVQGVDDGGITLQVGATTELIAAETVLWAAGVQGSPLGTTLARAAGCEPDRAGRVIVQPDLTLPQHPDVFVIGDLAHCLDAREGATQGKPLPGVAPVAIQQGTYVARLIVGRLKGRPSPPPFRYFDYGNMATIGRSAAVAQLGRWKFRGLVAWLLWLFVHLMQIVRFENRVLVLWQWAWNYFTFSRSARLITEVGREKSAVQRNVTER
- a CDS encoding homing endonuclease associated repeat-containing protein; protein product: MLTRDDLLRAVQVVAGKVGGDLTVRDFQEATGISPSKIDRLWGSWTKLRLAAGLSARGKAKAIYSDEELFEELSRVGEVCGRFPTCMAFNRHSARSWPTLESRFGTRVEVWQAYWGWLQGRPVEARPGYLRGLPAEVKPADVPGLLRAGSGREGMVDFESEFWAGILEPGRTGREREGRGSGADGAGRRGPYAEFEEAGFRFGDEDPAEVLADWEETGRRLRELGGSGLSSRPSPTPGAPAAEPASAVAGEGDPRAESGAESASGASVATDDSVPAAASPAPPKPKPAPITPKDWSRFKRGLY